A single region of the Labeo rohita strain BAU-BD-2019 chromosome 3, IGBB_LRoh.1.0, whole genome shotgun sequence genome encodes:
- the LOC127163293 gene encoding trypsin-3, translated as MKMTLGQAVCFAGAILLNIAGSLCQLNVCGQAPLNTKIVGGQEAVRGSWPWQASLHQISSGRHFCGGSLINKDWVLSAAHCFKSIGAYNVKIYLGRHLQSGSNPNEISRTVTKLITHPSYSTTTQNNDIALLQLSSSVTFTEYVKPVCLAAAGSVFGGGTKSWITGWGKLNSGDTQIPNILQEVEIPIVNNDVCNEAFKGIITSNMLCAGLNEGGKDSCQGDSGGAMVNKNDSLWIQSGIVSFGKDCGLPKYPGVYTRVSQYQSWISSHISSDLPGFVSFTSTESSSGSPSLLLIPLSLTLAIISLIFSLFVFI; from the exons ATGAAGATGACGCTGGGTCAAGCTGTGTGTTTTGCAGGAGCCATACTTCTTAACATAGCAG GCTCACTCTGTCAGTTAAACG TGTGTGGTCAGGCTCCCCTCAACACCAAGATTGTTGGAGGACAAGAAGCAGTTAGGGGGTCCTGGCCCTGGCAGGCAAGCCTTCATCAAATTTCATCTGGAAGACATTTCTGTGGTGGGAGTCTAATCAATAAAGACTGGGTTTTGTCTGCAGCTCACTGCTTCAAGAG CATCGGTGcatataatgtaaaaatctacCTTGGCCGTCACCTCCAATCGGGCTCAAACCCAAATGAGATCTCCAGAACAGTAACTAAGCTCATCACCCATCCCAGCTATAGCACAACTACCCAAAACAATGACATAGCACTACTGCAGCTCTCCTCTTCCGTGACGTTCACTGAATATGTTAAGCCAGTTTGTCTGGCGGCTGCTGGTAGTGTATTTGGAGGAGGAACAAAGAGTTGGATCACTGGATGGGGCAAACTCAATTCTGGAG ACACCCAGATTCCAAACATACTGCAGGAGGTGGAGATACCAATTGTAAACAACGATGTTTGCAATGAGGCCTTTAAAGGAATCATTACAAGCAACATGTTGTGCGCTGGACTAAATGAGGGTGGAAAAGATTCATGTCAG GGAGACTCTGGAGGTGCAATGGTAAATAAGAACGACTCCCTGTGGATTCAGTCTGGCATTGTGAGTTTCGGTAAAGACTGTGGGCTACCAAAGTACCCTGGCGTTTACACCAGAGTGTCTCAATACCAGTCTTGGATCAGCTCTCATATAAGCAGCGATCTGCCTGGATTTGTCTCATTCACCTCCACTGAATCCAGCTCGGGCTCACCCAGTCTCCTCTTAATTCCCCTTTCACTCACATTAGCCATCATTTCTCTGATTTTCTccttgtttgtatttatttaa
- the LOC127163294 gene encoding trypsin-2-like, producing MKLNTALSIAGTILLNIAGTLCQLDVCGQAPLNNKIVGGQDATTGSWPWQVSLQSASTGGHFCGGSLINKDWVLSAAHCFQSSLGTIYIYLGRQSQSGSNPSETYRTADRVINHPNYDSTNNDNDIALLQLSSSVSFSNYIRPVCLAAAGSKVAAGTDSWVTGWGTLQSGGQVANILQEVMIPIVSNSDCDDAYGGSITSNMICAGLLNQGGKDACQGDSGGPLVIKNSSLWIQPGIVSFGIGCADPRYPGVYARVSEYQDWINSYMGSNPPGFVEFNNNGFRSSPNLLLFAISLTFSIIPSICSLYLSS from the exons ATGAAGTTGAACACAGCTTTGAGTATTGCAGGAACCATACTTCTCAACATAGCAG GTACTCTTTGTCAGTTAGATG TATGTGGTCAAGCCCCCCTCAACAACAAGATTGTTGGAGGACAGGATGCAACGACAGGGTCTTGGCCGTGGCAAGTCAGTCTTCAAAGCGCCAGTACTGGAGGCCATTTTTGTGGTGGGAGTCTAATCAATAAAGACTGGGTTTTGTCTGCAGCTCACTGCTTCCAGAG CTCACTGGGCACCATTTACATCTACCTGGGACGTCAGAGTCAGTCGGGCTCAAACccttctgaaacttacaggacaGCAGACAGAGTCATCAACCATCCTAACTATGATAGTACTAACAATGACAACGACATAGCACTGCTCCAGCTCTCTTCTTCTGTGAGTTTCTCCAATTATATTAGGCCAGTCTGTCTGGCAGCTGCTGGTAGCAAAGTTGCTGCAGGTACAGACAGCTGGGTCACTGGCTGGGGAACGCTACAGTCTGGAG GCCAGGTTGCTAATATACTGCAGGAGGTGATGATACCAATTGTCAGCAACAGTGACTGTGATGATGCTTATGGAGGGAGCATCACAAGCAATATGATTTGTGCTGGATTGTTAAATCAGGGTGGAAAAGATGCATGTCAG GGAGACTCAGGAGGCCCACTGGTTATTAAGAACAGCTCCCTGTGGATTCAGCCTGGCATTGTGAGTTTTGGTATTGGATGTGCTGACCCCAGATATCCCGGTGTGTACGCCAGAGTCTCTGAGTACCAGGATTGGATCAACTCTTACATGGGCAGCAACCCACCTGGATTTGTCGAATTTAACAACAATGGATTCAGAAGCTCACCCAACCTCCTTTTATTTGCCATTTCTCTCACCTTCTCCATTATTCCTTCCATATGCTCCCTATATCTCTCTTCGTAG